One region of Chryseobacterium muglaense genomic DNA includes:
- a CDS encoding helix-turn-helix domain-containing protein produces the protein MEVIAIQKSALDGMKNELKELLKMTENATKKYTPIFKEEKWLDNQEVCLMMNITKRTLQTYKDKGLLPYSKLNRKNYYKLSDIQALLEAGQPYNTTENGFIDE, from the coding sequence ATGGAAGTTATCGCAATACAAAAATCCGCATTGGACGGAATGAAAAATGAGTTGAAGGAACTTTTGAAAATGACCGAAAACGCAACGAAAAAATACACACCGATTTTCAAAGAAGAAAAGTGGCTCGATAACCAGGAAGTGTGTTTGATGATGAACATTACCAAACGGACCTTGCAAACCTACAAGGACAAAGGCTTATTACCTTATTCCAAACTGAACCGCAAGAATTATTACAAACTTTCGGACATACAGGCTTTGCTCGAAGCCGGACAGCCGTACAATACTACTGAAAATGGATTTATTGACGAATGA
- a CDS encoding helix-turn-helix domain-containing protein, whose protein sequence is MDLLTNENEEIITHQEMIMKLRGRIEEILKNYRPVMNGEIYLSGEDLCRLLHISKRTLQQYRDDNILPFIQIGGKIIYKESDILTILEQNYIVNKTGLR, encoded by the coding sequence ATGGATTTATTGACGAATGAAAATGAAGAAATCATTACTCATCAGGAAATGATAATGAAGTTAAGAGGCCGCATTGAAGAAATATTGAAAAACTATCGTCCTGTAATGAATGGAGAGATTTACTTATCGGGCGAAGATCTGTGCCGGTTATTGCATATCAGCAAACGGACTTTACAGCAGTACCGTGATGATAATATATTGCCATTTATACAGATTGGCGGAAAGATCATCTACAAGGAAAGTGATATCCTGACTATCTTGGAACAGAATTATATAGTCAATAAAACAGGCTTACGGTAA
- a CDS encoding HNH endonuclease — MISLHINKAKSVQEFFKVEIEEQRSSALQKLQAINANIFDQAEQTYLNNIITQFQDISFLTKSPLEIEVIKGIVGPLPTNSRFETVNGVLKPMKKQLTHFIQNALNYTNCRDKFYPKYFRKIGIKSCVYCNSQLTVVITKKNNEIDARLEVDHHYPKSDFPFLSISLFNLYPCCASCNKRKSSTPINFFLYTDITSKLSKSDYNFKITKSSECDYLVTKDAESIEILFNDVSTTVAGHQSLQNMFSIKEIHDTQKDIIAELIVKNQIYNESFKDILQKSFSKLSLSQNDFDRVIVGNYTKEKDIHKRPFSKMTMDIAKQLGLIK, encoded by the coding sequence ATGATTTCGTTACATATAAATAAAGCAAAAAGTGTTCAAGAATTTTTTAAAGTAGAAATAGAAGAACAAAGAAGTTCTGCACTGCAAAAACTTCAGGCAATTAACGCAAACATATTTGATCAAGCTGAACAAACTTACCTTAACAACATCATTACTCAATTTCAAGATATTTCATTTTTAACAAAAAGCCCTTTAGAAATAGAAGTTATCAAAGGAATAGTTGGGCCATTACCTACAAATTCCCGTTTTGAGACGGTTAATGGAGTACTCAAGCCCATGAAAAAACAACTAACTCATTTTATTCAAAATGCCCTTAACTATACAAATTGCCGAGATAAATTTTATCCAAAATATTTTAGGAAGATTGGAATAAAATCTTGTGTTTATTGTAATTCTCAATTAACTGTTGTTATCACTAAAAAGAACAACGAAATTGACGCAAGACTCGAAGTTGACCACCACTATCCTAAAAGTGATTTTCCGTTTTTGAGCATTTCGTTATTTAATTTATATCCCTGTTGTGCTTCTTGTAACAAAAGAAAAAGTTCTACACCAATCAATTTTTTTCTTTATACAGATATCACATCAAAACTATCAAAATCCGATTATAACTTTAAAATCACTAAGTCTTCCGAATGTGATTATTTAGTGACGAAAGATGCTGAAAGTATTGAAATTCTATTTAATGATGTCTCTACAACAGTAGCTGGTCATCAATCGCTACAAAATATGTTCAGTATAAAAGAAATTCACGATACTCAAAAGGATATTATAGCAGAATTGATTGTCAAGAACCAAATTTATAATGAGAGTTTCAAAGATATTCTTCAAAAGAGCTTTTCAAAATTATCATTAAGTCAAAATGATTTTGATAGAGTAATTGTAGGTAATTATACCAAAGAAAAAGATATCCATAAAAGACCATTTAGCAAAATGACAATGGACATTGCTAAACAATTGGGGCTGATTAAATAA